In Astyanax mexicanus isolate ESR-SI-001 chromosome 17, AstMex3_surface, whole genome shotgun sequence, a single window of DNA contains:
- the LOC103042430 gene encoding glutathione S-transferase theta-3 yields the protein MGLEIYLDLFSQPCRSVYIFAKKNNIPFEFKKISLMAGEHYNEDFGKVSAWRKVPAIKDGDFCLCESVAIMMYLVEKYNTPDNWYPADLQKRARVNEYLSWQHSAMRPHGSKMFWLKLMIPKVMGVEVPQEKMDAAIEDLNGSLKLIEENFLQDKPFIAGDQISLADLVAIVEMMQPVGAGLDVFEKRPKLSAWRDRVRDAIGSELFDEAHQGILSAQEMAKTMDGSKLQHFKPKILKTFL from the exons ATGGGGCTCGAAATTTATCTGGATCTTTTTTCACAGCCGTGTCGCTCGGTTTACATCTTCGCCAAGAAGAACAACATTCCGTTTGAGTTTAAGAAGATTTCCCTGATGGCAG GTGAGCATTATAATGAAGATTTTGGAAAGGTCAGTGCTTGGAGAAAAGTACCTGCGATCAAAGACGGAGACTTTTGCCTGTGTGAAAG TGTTGCCATTATGATGTACTTGGTGGAGAAGTACAACACCCCTGATAACTGGTATCCAGCTGACTTGCAGAAGAGAGCGAGGGTGAATGAATATCTGTCCTGGCAGCATTCAGCAATGCGCCCCCATGGAAGCAAGATGTTCTGGTTAAAG CTCATGATTCCAAAGGTCATGGGTGTAGAGGTTCCTCAGGAGAAGATGGATGCAGCCATAGAGGATCTGAATGGCTCCCTGAAGCTCATTGAGGAGAACTTCCTTCAGGACAAACCATTCATTGCAGGAGACCAAATCTCACTGGCTGACCTGGTCGCTATTGTGGAAATGATGCAG CCGGTGGGTGCAGGTTTGGATGTGTTTGAGAAACGGCCCAAACTGAGTGCGTGGAGGGACCGTGTTCGGGACGCTATTGGCAGTGAGCTTTTTGACGAAGCCCACCAGGGCATCCTCTCAGCTCAGGAAATGGCTAAAACGATGGATGGCAGCAAACTGCAGCACTTTAAACCCAAGATCCTCAAAACGTTCCTGTGA